The following proteins come from a genomic window of Nostoc sp. TCL26-01:
- a CDS encoding cell wall metabolism sensor histidine kinase WalK, with the protein MKQIREISQKIDPYSLRLRLTIAVTAVSALSLGSLAIWTSWKMQELLINNHKQNVEEIAQRLPRDVQLYSGMMPSITGLQKAINNLTITNTFLWVKTPNNQVIVKSNNWQQLPNETATELISLGEMSQKPQVKKLDKRYFVIRSGVLPLRDRGLSKLFVVKDVTREQTTFLAMVRNLGIGSVLAVVAISLLAAFYIRQALQPLRQLNQMTSVISITDLGQAKLYLENAPSEVKELAQTFNMMLSRLFQSWEQERQFVSNVSHELRTPLTIVHGYLQSVLRRQNNLTPTQQEALETAAAEAERTIRLLQDLLDLARADSGYLQFQMEICVLNDLIVEVVGMAEKYSDRQITVESTTNRVEAKADYNRLKQVLLNLIDNAVKYSDADTPITIKLHQQEQEAIIQICDQGYGIPLQHQARIFERFYRLDEARSSSTGGSGLGLSIVKTLVESMGGSVTVRSRVATDRQTKSLTQGSTFTITLPIH; encoded by the coding sequence GTGAAACAAATTCGGGAAATCTCTCAAAAAATTGATCCTTATTCATTACGCCTACGGTTAACTATTGCTGTGACTGCGGTTTCTGCTTTGAGTTTAGGTTCTCTTGCTATCTGGACAAGTTGGAAAATGCAGGAACTTCTTATTAATAACCATAAGCAAAATGTGGAAGAAATTGCTCAACGCTTACCCCGCGATGTACAACTTTATAGTGGCATGATGCCATCAATAACTGGCTTGCAAAAGGCAATTAATAACTTAACAATTACCAATACATTTTTATGGGTAAAGACTCCTAATAATCAAGTGATTGTCAAATCGAATAATTGGCAGCAATTACCCAATGAGACAGCCACAGAGTTGATCTCTTTAGGTGAAATGTCACAAAAACCACAAGTCAAAAAATTAGATAAGCGTTATTTTGTGATTCGTAGTGGTGTATTACCATTACGAGATAGAGGGTTAAGTAAATTATTTGTCGTCAAAGATGTCACTCGTGAACAGACGACATTTTTGGCAATGGTGCGTAATTTAGGAATTGGTAGCGTGTTAGCTGTTGTCGCCATTTCTCTATTGGCTGCATTTTACATCAGGCAAGCACTCCAACCTCTGCGCCAGTTAAATCAAATGACATCTGTTATTTCCATCACAGATTTAGGACAAGCTAAACTTTATTTAGAAAATGCACCTAGCGAAGTTAAAGAATTAGCTCAAACTTTTAACATGATGTTGTCTCGTCTGTTTCAATCTTGGGAGCAAGAGAGACAATTTGTCAGTAACGTTTCCCATGAATTACGCACACCATTAACTATAGTACATGGTTACTTGCAAAGTGTACTGCGTCGGCAAAATAACTTAACCCCAACCCAACAAGAGGCTTTAGAAACTGCGGCGGCGGAAGCAGAACGGACGATTCGTTTGTTACAAGATTTACTAGATTTAGCGAGAGCTGATAGCGGTTATTTACAATTTCAGATGGAAATCTGCGTTCTGAATGACTTAATTGTAGAAGTTGTCGGCATGGCAGAAAAGTACAGCGATCGCCAAATTACAGTTGAGTCTACCACGAACCGAGTTGAAGCGAAAGCAGACTACAATCGTCTCAAGCAAGTGTTATTAAATTTAATCGATAATGCTGTAAAATATTCAGATGCTGACACACCTATAACAATAAAACTACATCAGCAAGAACAAGAAGCAATTATCCAAATTTGTGATCAAGGTTACGGCATACCTTTACAACATCAAGCCCGGATTTTTGAACGATTTTACCGTCTCGATGAAGCTCGTAGCAGTTCCACTGGCGGTTCAGGTTTAGGTTTGTCAATTGTGAAAACTCTAGTAGAAAGTATGGGTGGTAGTGTTACAGTCCGTAGCCGTGTAGCCACTGACCGACAGACCAAATCTTTAACTCAAGGTAGTACATTTACCATCACCTTACCCATTCACTAA
- a CDS encoding DUF4079 domain-containing protein yields MELADFLGLVHPAIAVVFVFPMIGIVSNFAWQTRQRRLQTLEGGKSKIPPIVGTEHRRIGEWLTGSIVGLVLIGLAYPIGKNIIKKQLWNQNLSQVVFIMIIFALTIGSLVFLYQAKQKLWRGIFATLTGAGLVILGCQDGVFRRTDEWYVSHYYIGLLAAMLMIFSLAIVQDIYQDRSNRWRLIHTVLNCVALILFIGQGFTGTRDLLEIPLSWQESYIYQCNYQNKTCPTAVPQIPK; encoded by the coding sequence ATGGAATTAGCAGATTTTTTAGGTTTGGTGCATCCAGCGATCGCTGTTGTTTTTGTGTTTCCTATGATTGGTATTGTCAGTAATTTTGCTTGGCAGACACGCCAACGTCGCCTACAAACATTAGAAGGAGGTAAAAGCAAAATTCCCCCAATTGTGGGAACAGAACATCGGCGGATAGGTGAATGGCTGACTGGTTCTATTGTCGGTTTAGTGTTAATTGGTTTAGCTTATCCAATTGGTAAAAATATTATTAAAAAACAACTGTGGAATCAAAACCTTTCCCAAGTAGTTTTTATCATGATCATATTTGCTCTTACTATCGGTTCTTTAGTATTTCTCTATCAAGCAAAACAAAAATTGTGGCGGGGTATATTTGCGACTTTAACTGGTGCTGGTTTAGTGATTTTGGGCTGTCAAGATGGAGTATTTCGCCGCACCGATGAATGGTATGTATCACATTATTATATAGGTCTTCTAGCAGCCATGCTGATGATTTTTTCCTTAGCAATTGTCCAAGATATATATCAAGATAGATCAAATCGCTGGCGACTGATTCATACAGTGTTAAACTGTGTTGCTTTAATCTTATTTATTGGTCAAGGTTTTACAGGCACAAGAGATTTATTAGAAATTCCTCTTAGCTGGCAGGAATCTTACATCTATCAGTGTAATTATCAAAATAAAACTTGTCCAACAGCAGTTCCTCAAATACCAAAGTGA
- a CDS encoding DM13 domain-containing protein, with translation MKYRHFVMLGLIGVLTLGCTNQAVTQTPTTTATTVTSSDAKKGQFQAGEHPTQGKVSIVTEQGKKYLEFAQDFKTDKGPDLYVILYRSEQPPISGIKEKDYVSIARLQNTSGNQRYTLPNNINLAEFKSVAIWCRQFNATFGYATL, from the coding sequence ATGAAGTACAGACATTTCGTGATGCTCGGATTAATTGGTGTTTTAACTCTTGGTTGTACCAATCAAGCAGTTACACAAACCCCAACAACAACAGCAACAACTGTCACTAGTTCTGATGCGAAAAAAGGACAATTTCAGGCAGGTGAACATCCAACCCAAGGAAAAGTTTCTATTGTTACAGAACAAGGAAAAAAATATCTAGAGTTTGCTCAAGATTTTAAAACTGATAAAGGTCCAGATTTATACGTAATTCTCTATCGTTCTGAACAGCCACCCATATCGGGAATTAAAGAAAAAGATTATGTAAGTATTGCCAGATTACAAAACACAAGTGGCAATCAACGCTACACTTTACCCAACAATATCAATTTAGCAGAATTTAAATCTGTAGCTATTTGGTGTCGGCAATTTAATGCCACTTTCGGTTACGCAACTTTGTAA
- a CDS encoding glycosyltransferase: MPRRKVSVSKWGSQTSIIGVPQRRFPLPTATLIFVGTIAFLSAIIFGWLTGNQKIQAIFTQINALQMNPPSWLEVPVMESEYLLLPTVSLFFIVLAVMKLSPQPKNWSRRLVVAILMILTWRYLIWRSLSTLNLVDPINGAFSLGLFLLEMLLLLSSIIQLFLMLNTKERHHEADTYSLAVIAGSFTPAVDILIPTYNEPIIILRRTIIGCQALDYAHKQIYLLDDSQRPEVQKLAEELGCCYLTRPDNIHAKAGNLNQAIAHTNGELIVVFDADFIPTTNFLIRTVGFFQDEQVALVQTPQSFYNADPIAYNLGLENVLTPEEEVFYRQIQPIRDAAGSVICAGTSFVVRRSALAAAGGFVTESLSEDYFTGIRISSHGYRLVYLNEKLSAGLAAENIAAHATQRLRWAQGTLQAFFIKSNPLTIPGLAFIQRLAHLEGLLHWFTSVARVYFLFMPLAYSFLGVIPIKATAAELLVFFLPYYLVNLTVFAWLNHRARSALLSDIYSLVLCFPLAINVIQVMVNPFAQGFKVTPKGIVRNRYVFNWSLALPLILLFIATAISLWQNLCMCFWVKTVPTEIAQQVTGIGVGWLWSAYNLVTISIALLVLLDAPKADIYEWFDLRRVARVRVNQQNLWGVTTMISEVGAEIALTQNAPFKLSVNQPVTIELAEENLRLMGEIVSTEFRDEFLSMRVKFLKVNNYQYRRLVEMLFCRPGQWKRHNTPGEWSSLLLLCRILLKPRILFNRQTDIRAIAVSKV; encoded by the coding sequence GTGCCAAGACGCAAAGTTTCTGTGTCGAAGTGGGGTAGCCAAACTTCTATCATTGGTGTTCCCCAAAGACGTTTTCCCTTGCCAACAGCAACACTAATTTTTGTAGGTACAATTGCCTTTTTATCGGCCATCATTTTCGGATGGTTGACTGGCAATCAGAAAATTCAGGCAATTTTTACTCAGATTAATGCTTTACAAATGAACCCACCAAGCTGGTTAGAAGTGCCAGTGATGGAGAGTGAATACTTACTCTTACCTACAGTGAGTTTATTTTTTATTGTGTTAGCAGTGATGAAATTATCACCTCAACCAAAAAATTGGTCACGGCGGTTAGTTGTAGCTATCTTAATGATTTTAACGTGGCGATATTTAATATGGCGATCGCTCTCCACATTAAATCTAGTTGATCCAATTAACGGGGCTTTTAGTTTAGGGCTATTTTTGCTAGAAATGTTACTTCTATTAAGTAGCATTATTCAACTATTTTTGATGTTGAATACTAAAGAACGCCATCATGAAGCTGATACCTACTCTTTAGCTGTGATTGCTGGCAGTTTTACACCTGCTGTAGATATTCTCATTCCCACATACAATGAACCCATCATCATCTTGCGACGAACAATTATTGGTTGTCAAGCTTTAGATTACGCTCATAAGCAAATCTATCTGTTAGATGATAGTCAACGTCCAGAAGTGCAAAAATTAGCTGAAGAACTGGGTTGTTGCTATCTCACAAGACCAGATAATATTCATGCAAAAGCTGGAAATTTAAATCAAGCGATCGCTCACACCAATGGCGAGCTAATTGTTGTTTTTGATGCTGATTTTATTCCTACAACTAACTTTTTAATTCGGACTGTAGGCTTTTTTCAAGATGAACAAGTAGCCCTAGTGCAAACACCCCAAAGTTTTTATAATGCCGATCCGATAGCTTATAACTTAGGACTAGAAAATGTCCTTACCCCCGAAGAAGAAGTATTTTATCGGCAAATTCAACCGATTCGTGATGCTGCTGGCAGTGTTATTTGTGCAGGTACTTCCTTTGTGGTGCGTCGTAGTGCTTTAGCAGCAGCAGGTGGTTTTGTCACTGAATCTTTAAGCGAGGATTATTTCACAGGTATTCGGATTTCATCTCACGGTTATCGCCTAGTTTATTTGAATGAAAAATTAAGTGCAGGTTTAGCCGCAGAAAATATTGCAGCTCATGCTACTCAACGTTTACGCTGGGCCCAGGGAACACTACAAGCATTTTTTATTAAATCGAATCCCCTCACAATTCCTGGATTAGCTTTTATCCAAAGGTTAGCCCATTTAGAAGGTTTACTACATTGGTTTACTAGTGTTGCTCGTGTTTATTTCCTCTTCATGCCATTAGCTTATTCATTTTTAGGTGTCATTCCCATCAAGGCAACGGCAGCTGAGTTATTAGTGTTTTTCTTGCCTTATTATTTAGTCAATCTCACAGTATTTGCTTGGTTAAATCATCGCGCTCGTTCAGCATTATTATCAGATATTTACTCTTTAGTACTGTGTTTTCCTTTGGCTATCAATGTCATTCAAGTCATGGTCAATCCTTTCGCCCAAGGTTTTAAAGTTACACCCAAAGGTATAGTTAGAAATCGCTATGTCTTCAATTGGAGTTTAGCTTTACCTCTAATTCTATTATTCATTGCTACAGCTATCAGTTTGTGGCAAAACTTATGTATGTGCTTTTGGGTAAAAACTGTACCGACAGAAATTGCTCAACAGGTAACAGGTATCGGTGTGGGTTGGCTATGGAGTGCTTACAACTTAGTGACAATTAGTATTGCTTTATTAGTATTACTGGATGCACCAAAAGCCGATATTTATGAATGGTTTGATTTGCGAAGAGTTGCTAGAGTCAGAGTGAACCAGCAAAATTTGTGGGGTGTGACGACAATGATTTCCGAAGTAGGTGCAGAAATAGCATTAACTCAAAATGCACCGTTTAAATTAAGTGTAAATCAACCAGTTACCATAGAACTTGCTGAGGAAAATTTACGCCTGATGGGGGAGATTGTCAGTACAGAATTCCGTGATGAATTTCTCTCGATGCGAGTTAAGTTTCTGAAGGTAAATAACTATCAATATCGTCGTCTTGTGGAAATGTTGTTTTGTCGTCCTGGACAATGGAAGCGTCATAATACACCAGGAGAATGGAGTTCTTTACTATTACTATGCAGAATTTTGCTGAAACCGCGTATTTTATTTAATCGCCAAACCGATATTCGAGCGATCGCTGTTTCTAAAGTATAA
- the acsF gene encoding magnesium-protoporphyrin IX monomethyl ester (oxidative) cyclase, whose amino-acid sequence MVNTLATPESQTLKSGVKAPVQETLLTPRFYTTDFDAVANLDISANEAEIRAIVDELRADYNRHHFVRDEEFKQSWDHIVGEKRRAFIDFLERSCTSEFSGFLLFKELSRRIKNRNPLLSEAFAYMARDEARHAGFLNKSMSDLRLSLDLNYLTKNRTYTFFPPEWIIYTVYLSEKIGYWRYILVHQHMQEHPEYQFYPLFRKFESWCQDENRHGDFFKALLRCLATSRSASTQPKLWKNWQAKLWVRFFLLTVFATHTMTVFERASFYESIGIHPRKYNNRVIQETNNTSARAFPLILNTNHPEFFWRLEQCSENNLKLAAINSNQQPKFVQFWQRIAPTAAIIWNMLRLFLIKPIDTEATRNTVL is encoded by the coding sequence ATGGTTAATACCCTCGCAACCCCAGAGTCTCAAACACTGAAATCGGGAGTAAAAGCACCTGTTCAAGAAACATTGTTAACACCCCGGTTTTACACTACTGATTTCGATGCAGTGGCAAATCTGGACATTTCTGCAAATGAAGCGGAAATTAGAGCGATTGTTGATGAACTGCGTGCTGATTACAATCGCCATCATTTTGTCCGTGATGAGGAGTTTAAGCAATCGTGGGATCACATCGTTGGTGAAAAGCGTCGCGCCTTTATTGACTTTTTAGAGCGTTCTTGTACCTCGGAGTTCTCTGGATTTCTCTTATTTAAAGAACTATCACGGCGCATCAAAAACCGCAATCCTTTGTTATCAGAAGCCTTTGCATATATGGCGCGAGATGAAGCACGCCATGCGGGATTCTTGAATAAATCCATGTCAGATTTGCGCTTATCTCTAGACTTAAACTATTTAACCAAGAATCGTACGTATACCTTTTTTCCGCCAGAATGGATTATTTACACAGTCTACCTATCGGAAAAAATTGGTTACTGGCGCTATATTTTGGTGCATCAACATATGCAAGAGCATCCGGAATACCAATTTTATCCTTTGTTTCGCAAGTTTGAGAGTTGGTGTCAAGACGAAAATCGACATGGGGATTTTTTCAAAGCCTTATTGCGATGTCTGGCGACAAGCCGCTCCGCGTCTACGCAACCCAAACTATGGAAAAATTGGCAAGCTAAACTTTGGGTGCGGTTCTTCCTCTTGACTGTGTTTGCTACCCATACAATGACAGTATTTGAACGAGCATCATTTTATGAATCGATTGGGATTCATCCACGCAAATACAACAATAGAGTCATTCAAGAGACAAACAACACTTCAGCTAGAGCATTTCCTCTCATCCTAAATACCAATCATCCAGAGTTTTTCTGGCGCTTAGAACAGTGTTCTGAAAATAACTTGAAACTTGCAGCTATTAACAGCAATCAACAACCCAAATTTGTGCAATTCTGGCAAAGAATTGCCCCAACCGCAGCAATTATCTGGAATATGCTGCGGTTATTCCTCATCAAGCCAATTGATACAGAAGCAACACGCAATACAGTGCTTTAA
- a CDS encoding orange carotenoid protein N-terminal domain-containing protein: MTFTQTGDATIREYVQAWQKLDVDEQLALFWFIYKEMGSSITPAAPGASTVSPEIAEGLFNQVKELNHEQQLQLQRDLIKGVDNQLSREYGSLGDTTKLLFWYRLAQGMESTTIVPLPAGYQLSSPSQQLLAKIKELSFEKQMNLFRDYVSPMGAEPQAGAKI, encoded by the coding sequence ATGACTTTTACTCAAACTGGTGACGCAACCATTCGTGAATATGTCCAAGCATGGCAAAAATTAGATGTAGATGAACAGCTGGCTTTGTTTTGGTTTATTTACAAAGAAATGGGTAGTTCCATTACACCAGCAGCCCCTGGTGCTAGTACAGTATCGCCAGAAATTGCTGAAGGTTTATTCAATCAAGTCAAAGAACTAAATCACGAACAACAATTACAACTGCAACGCGACTTGATTAAAGGTGTAGATAACCAACTTAGCCGTGAATATGGTTCCCTTGGCGATACCACCAAGCTACTATTTTGGTATCGTTTAGCTCAAGGTATGGAAAGCACTACCATTGTACCTTTACCTGCTGGCTATCAACTTTCTTCCCCATCCCAACAATTATTAGCAAAAATCAAGGAATTATCTTTTGAAAAGCAGATGAATCTTTTCCGTGATTATGTGTCACCAATGGGGGCTGAACCACAAGCAGGTGCAAAAATTTAG
- a CDS encoding pentapeptide repeat-containing protein — MVIDLRPENSSFRDNFYQLLRKELQKTGTKPLGIDLSYSLIQGDFIGSDLGLRTPLYAQAIAPIFTPNEQAQLERLRFVCLQSLAIALPNSKDCKSLLGTDSTVSSEVSVFRGALTLEQTRFNGEVKFSHVFFLQSVDAHNATFLQPTNWSETRFSRPINFNNATFRQTSNFENSVFFDQANFKQTQFQETTDFHDSFFEKNTNFNQASFKQLVKFNGVQWQGNTDFSSVRFTNQAQFTRANFNQLLSFKETTFGQAVIFRETIFNQPVDLQGASILNQADFSDAIFSPEAFLNVPGLTFNSNQAKILGNPGQIGQTFVVPRLQGNQNVLRNLGQNFRQQQQVADANQLEYTKQQLRLQELSHGLVGTNINSASVASLIKLGFSHTQAKAISQRREVKLFRNSSELLTLADINLEIYNQLSNKLVVAKPLSFGSWLLEAWSWLALSVLLLLSGYGTNFWLVFGVGGVAIAYFGLIFWLVDRCRRLHPVAIVPRYYETVAILISFSCLEFFSLLAIFRNAEQPLLTLGCILLIILPMPLVLLIRLYQQGRYHDLMDISYFTEDGTFRQLRLLIGRLPVIPRNQVFRERYMPLLSDRRWNWLNYYDFSLNNLVKLGFNDIRLRDEHLPGIIATLAWYQWSLGLLYITLVLWTLSRTIPGLNLLIYLK, encoded by the coding sequence ATGGTAATTGACTTGCGTCCAGAAAATTCTAGTTTTCGGGATAATTTTTACCAACTGCTGAGAAAAGAACTCCAAAAAACTGGCACAAAACCATTAGGTATAGACCTAAGTTACTCCTTAATTCAAGGAGATTTTATTGGTAGTGATTTAGGTTTGAGAACACCTCTTTACGCTCAAGCAATTGCCCCTATATTTACTCCTAATGAACAAGCACAATTAGAGCGTTTACGCTTTGTTTGTTTACAATCATTAGCAATTGCCTTACCCAATTCTAAAGACTGTAAATCCTTACTCGGTACTGACTCCACAGTATCTAGTGAAGTGAGTGTCTTTCGTGGTGCTTTGACTTTAGAACAAACTCGCTTTAATGGAGAAGTAAAGTTTTCCCATGTGTTTTTTCTTCAGTCTGTTGATGCTCATAATGCTACCTTTCTCCAACCTACCAACTGGAGTGAAACCAGATTTAGCCGACCAATCAACTTTAATAATGCCACTTTTCGGCAAACTAGTAATTTTGAAAATAGCGTGTTTTTTGACCAAGCCAACTTTAAGCAAACACAGTTTCAAGAAACTACTGATTTCCATGATAGTTTTTTTGAAAAAAATACTAACTTCAACCAAGCTAGTTTTAAGCAGCTAGTGAAATTCAATGGTGTGCAGTGGCAAGGAAATACAGATTTTTCCAGTGTGAGATTTACTAATCAAGCTCAATTTACCAGAGCTAATTTTAATCAGCTACTTTCCTTCAAAGAAACCACCTTTGGGCAAGCTGTGATTTTTCGAGAAACCATATTTAATCAACCAGTAGATTTGCAAGGTGCTAGCATTCTCAACCAAGCAGATTTTAGTGATGCGATATTTTCCCCAGAAGCATTTTTAAATGTTCCTGGATTAACTTTTAATTCTAATCAAGCCAAAATCTTAGGAAATCCCGGACAAATTGGGCAGACGTTTGTCGTTCCTAGATTACAAGGCAATCAAAATGTTTTGCGAAATTTAGGACAGAACTTTCGCCAACAACAGCAAGTTGCTGATGCTAATCAACTAGAGTATACAAAACAACAATTGCGTCTGCAAGAATTAAGCCACGGTTTAGTCGGGACAAATATTAATAGTGCTAGTGTGGCAAGTTTAATTAAATTGGGTTTTTCGCATACTCAAGCAAAAGCCATTAGCCAACGTCGAGAGGTAAAACTATTTCGTAATAGTAGCGAGTTATTAACATTAGCTGATATCAATTTAGAAATCTACAACCAGTTAAGTAATAAATTAGTAGTTGCTAAACCTTTATCTTTTGGGAGTTGGTTGTTAGAAGCCTGGAGTTGGTTAGCATTGAGTGTATTGTTACTTTTGAGTGGCTATGGCACAAATTTTTGGCTAGTTTTTGGGGTGGGAGGAGTGGCGATCGCCTATTTTGGGTTAATCTTTTGGTTAGTGGATCGTTGTCGTCGTCTTCATCCTGTAGCTATTGTGCCGAGATATTATGAAACTGTAGCTATCTTAATTAGTTTTAGTTGTTTAGAGTTTTTCAGTTTATTAGCCATTTTTCGTAATGCTGAACAACCTCTACTGACATTAGGATGTATTTTGCTAATCATTCTACCTATGCCTTTGGTATTATTAATCCGCTTATATCAACAAGGTCGTTACCACGATTTAATGGATATTTCTTACTTTACCGAAGATGGCACTTTTAGACAATTACGATTATTAATTGGACGTTTACCAGTCATTCCCAGAAATCAAGTTTTTCGAGAAAGATATATGCCTCTGTTGAGCGATCGCCGTTGGAACTGGTTGAATTATTATGATTTTAGTCTGAATAATTTAGTCAAATTAGGATTCAATGATATTCGCCTCAGAGACGAACACCTCCCTGGAATTATTGCCACACTAGCTTGGTATCAATGGAGTCTAGGCTTACTTTACATTACCCTAGTTTTGTGGACACTCTCTCGCACAATTCCTGGACTGAATTTGTTGATTTATCTCAAGTAA
- a CDS encoding zinc-dependent alcohol dehydrogenase family protein: MKAVLMTAPGNPEVLQLQEVPKPATLGNTELLVRLVAAGVNPIDTKLRKRGTFYPEQMPAILGCDGAGIVEAVGTGVQRFRSGDAVYFCHGGLGAHPGNYAEYTVVDERFVAHKPTSVSFAEAAAAPLVLITAWEALYERGRLEPGERVLIHAGAGGVGHVAIQLAKLKGATVSTTVSSQDKARFVKQLGADHVIFYQQTDFAQAVLEWTSGEGVDLAFDTVGGETFHKTFPAVHIYGDVVTILEPDTNTVWKTARNRNLRIGLELMLTPMLLGIVEAQQHQGEILAECADWINQGKLKIHVSHQFPLEDAAKAHQLIESGTMTGKIVLLMSDES; this comes from the coding sequence GTGAAAGCGGTGTTAATGACAGCACCAGGTAATCCAGAAGTACTGCAATTACAGGAAGTGCCAAAACCAGCAACTTTGGGTAATACCGAACTTTTAGTCCGCTTGGTAGCAGCAGGTGTTAACCCCATTGACACCAAATTGCGTAAACGCGGCACTTTTTATCCTGAACAAATGCCAGCCATTCTAGGATGTGATGGTGCAGGAATTGTGGAAGCGGTGGGTACTGGTGTACAGCGTTTTCGTTCAGGGGATGCAGTCTATTTTTGCCACGGTGGTTTAGGCGCACATCCAGGCAATTATGCTGAGTATACTGTAGTGGATGAACGCTTCGTAGCCCATAAACCCACATCTGTTTCCTTTGCAGAAGCAGCCGCCGCACCCTTAGTACTCATCACTGCTTGGGAAGCCTTGTATGAACGGGGAAGATTAGAACCAGGGGAAAGGGTTCTAATTCACGCTGGTGCAGGTGGTGTCGGTCATGTGGCAATTCAATTAGCTAAACTCAAAGGTGCTACTGTCTCCACCACAGTCAGTTCTCAAGACAAGGCGCGATTTGTCAAACAACTAGGCGCTGATCATGTAATTTTCTATCAACAAACAGACTTTGCTCAAGCCGTCTTAGAATGGACTAGCGGCGAAGGTGTAGACTTAGCTTTTGATACCGTCGGTGGCGAAACCTTCCACAAAACCTTTCCCGCCGTCCACATCTATGGCGATGTCGTGACGATTCTGGAACCAGACACTAACACCGTTTGGAAGACTGCCAGAAATCGCAACCTCCGCATCGGTTTAGAACTAATGTTGACACCGATGCTTTTAGGCATAGTCGAAGCACAGCAACACCAGGGAGAAATCTTAGCAGAATGTGCCGACTGGATAAATCAAGGTAAGCTGAAAATTCACGTCAGTCATCAGTTTCCCCTAGAAGACGCAGCCAAAGCACACCAATTAATTGAATCGGGAACAATGACAGGTAAAATTGTTCTGCTGATGAGCGATGAATCATAA
- a CDS encoding DUF4351 domain-containing protein: MAEYDNLCKILAEKYPQDFIRWLLNQEPQTIKVLKTELSIEPIRADSVIFLQTENRILHLEFQTTIKSKTELALRMLDYYVRLTRKYQVPVTQVVIFLKETSDAIAFTTEYVSEMTTHRYRVIRMWEQDPSLFMNYVGLLPLAPLTKTDSAPALLSQVAQSIAKIPDIETRQNTAAYTEILAGLKFEQDLILRLLREETMQESVIYQYILQKGQREGEQRGEQRGEQRGEQRGEQKEALKFCLFLLDERFGEIDASIIERVQVLKKEQLEALGRAILRFSSLSDLVNWLNQQIV; encoded by the coding sequence ATGGCAGAATATGACAACCTGTGTAAAATCCTAGCCGAAAAATATCCTCAAGATTTTATTCGGTGGTTATTAAACCAAGAACCACAAACAATTAAAGTTTTAAAAACCGAATTAAGTATTGAACCGATACGCGCTGATTCAGTGATATTCTTACAAACAGAAAATCGGATTTTACACCTGGAGTTTCAAACGACAATTAAATCCAAAACAGAACTGGCTTTGCGGATGCTAGATTACTACGTTCGATTGACCCGGAAGTATCAAGTTCCTGTTACACAAGTAGTGATTTTCTTAAAAGAAACTAGTGATGCGATCGCCTTCACCACAGAATACGTGAGCGAAATGACAACTCATCGTTATCGCGTTATCCGAATGTGGGAGCAAGATCCATCATTATTTATGAATTATGTGGGACTGTTACCATTAGCACCATTAACCAAAACAGATTCAGCCCCAGCATTACTATCGCAAGTTGCTCAAAGTATTGCTAAAATTCCAGATATTGAGACTAGACAAAATACAGCTGCATACACAGAGATATTAGCAGGGTTAAAGTTTGAGCAAGATTTGATTCTGCGATTATTACGGGAGGAGACTATGCAAGAATCGGTGATTTATCAATACATTTTGCAGAAGGGACAAAGAGAAGGTGAGCAACGCGGTGAACAACGCGGTGAACAACGCGGTGAACAACGTGGTGAACAAAAAGAAGCACTGAAATTTTGTCTGTTTTTACTGGATGAACGCTTTGGTGAAATTGACGCATCGATAATTGAGCGAGTACAAGTTTTAAAGAAAGAACAGCTAGAAGCATTAGGTAGAGCTATTCTGAGATTTTCATCACTATCTGATTTAGTCAATTGGCTAAATCAACAAATAGTTTGA